Below is a window of Drosophila nasuta strain 15112-1781.00 chromosome X, ASM2355853v1, whole genome shotgun sequence DNA.
AACAAGATTGCTGAAAGCTTCCAGCAATTTTGGAAAGTTCTTTAGACATATTAAAGCTTCTCAAAGCTTTacacaaattttttaattgaatatagaGTCCACTTTGTAATGCCAACAATTTTAGTCTTACATGTGAAATTAATTCATGTATTTCTCAAGCAGTTTATAGGTTTAGTAGCTTTTATAGTGTAATAAGCTAAATGTTTCTTCTACCCtaaaaaagcgaagaaaaaaCACCTTTAAGTACGAGAGCTTGTAAGCAGCAACTTAAATctgaaatgtatataaattaaacacaTTAAGTGTACTaatttttaacacttttttaaaatagttCCCTCTGACTCTTTCTCAGCcgctctgtctgtctctttcgcACTTGTAACAGTTCACTAATGTGCCATCTCTTTCTATTTGAACAGTGCCTTATCGACTTGCAGCGCAATCTATTGATCATTGGCACCACGGGCACCTCAACGCCGTTTCTGCCGGAGAGCGAGCTTCCGCCCTGCGCCCGCCTCACTGGCAATCCGGAGGACAACGAGCAACAGGCCATTGCCGAGGCCATCGAGCAGAGCAAGCGAGAAAGTGGCGGCGCAGCAGGAGCAAGCACAAGTCAAGCGAGCGGCAGCAGTGGAAGTACGACGGGTTTCAATGCCAGCAACATTAATTCGATACAACCGCTGGATCGTTTCACGGAGCAGGATGTGAGTGATCTGATGGCATTGGGTTTTCCGCGCAGCGATGTTCTCACGGTGCTGAGATTGTGCAATGGGAACAAGGCGATTGCTAGCTCGATGCTGGTTAGCCGCAATGCTGCTGCCGGTGGCGCTGGATTCAGCTGAACGCTGCTCtggccagcagctgctgctccaacaacaaccacaacaaaaacaacaacaagaccaCCTCCTTCTGCTTCTCCTACAATGCTCTGGGATCAATCAAAACCATTTTGCAATACAACAACACAAGAAACTCATCAATAACAATATCGATGTCGTTgccgattccgattccgatgtgtttaacaaacaaatcaaaacgaaaaaaaaactaaaaaaaaaaaaaacaacaaaattgaggtgcaaaaaatcatttttaatttagaaaaattttttgtaaactaaacgaattcttttttaaatgcCTTCTCCCttgattttgttttcgtttaattGTACAATAGTTAATTATTGCTATGCGCAAGAGATCCCAAAGAAAccccataaaaaaaacaatcgaaGCAAATCAGGCCctcaaatttcttttttaattaatgacaTGAACGTAATTGATCTTTTTTCTAGCCTTAAATTGTTCTTAACGAAAtccgatttcgaatttttgtgtgtgaaatgGAAAAACGACGAAAACACTGCAATAAAAACCGTCTATGGTTGAGTAGCCGCTTTGCAACGAATTACGAACCATCATCGTATAATGCCAGAAGACATTATAAAACACAACATAATAtatacaacacacatacacatacacaacataatatatacacacagCTACACTAATTATACacgttttggtatataataattatacaatttgaaCTAGTATtaagcataaaaacaaaacctaTGTAATGTATGTACGAAGTGAAATGGTTAAATAAAACGAGACTTGTTTTGGATTGGATGCGCCTAGAgatcaattaataataataactatagcatttataattcctgaaaatttggttgcgatcaaacaaaaatgatcgaagttatttaagaaatacttttgtatgggcaaaaacgcctatttactaAGAGTCTTAGtggctttgactgacaatctggtatatttggcacttaatagtatattttcaatgtagtactatatcaatatagtcattggcatattttagtacttttgtggctattaatttggtatattttaaaattaataccggacttttttttattttattaacattgGGTAGCGTGTAtttcatagtcgagcacactcgtctgTAGTTCTCTTCCTTGTTAATGTTCGTAGTATTACTAAGTTTAGGATAATCCTTAGCTTTCTTTTCACGGAGGTGCTCTTCAGtaatcaattataataattttcctAAGATTATCTGCCAGCTGAATTttgaaatctttaaaaaataattaaagctcCTCCTCaacaataattgtttttaaaaaaattagttCGAGCAGATTCCcctaaaattatttgtaaaattttccttattaatatttaacgagaaaatcaaaaaatgtcCAATAATTGTAATCACTTCTGTTTGCTGCGACGCAAGctgtttttaaaattgtatttattattataatgatttagttataaatgtataaacCATATATATGTAgcattttgtatgtatttacatacgCGGACCTTCTCAATACCGTCATTGCAGCCAGGAAGCAAATGTTCTTcagtaatatatataaaaaaaaaattaaatagttttcgtTTTATCTTTTGTCTATTGTTGTTACTTGTTGTtgattcacacacacattctcaaTACACACGCACGCGTGTTAAACATACATAGAtgatgtatatatttatataaattacagTTGCtgatcttgttgttgttattgttgtagctgtttttgttgttcaaagtttgtttgttgttcatCTTGTTTACtcctcatcttcatcatcctcgtcatcgtcgtcgttggcaGACGCGTTTTTGTGATTGAACTCCTTCTCGGGATCAAACTGCATGCCCTCCTGATCGGCGGCAtcctcttcatcatcatcgccagCCACCTGAGCGTTCTCGGCCTCGGCGCGCTCCAGACGACGCGCCAGATCCGCCTCATCGATGGCGGTGACCAGTTTGGGTGCCATGATCACCTTGAACTCGCCCTCGAATTCGGTAATCTTGGCACGTATGCTCTCGATGGCCACCTCCAATGCCTTGAGACCATCTGTCTTCTTTGTGGTCGATGTGGTCATCACATAGCTAAccagaaaataaagaaactatTAATACAAAGAATACAAGCCAAACGCTGTTTGTCAGTCCACTTACAGAGGAGGCGCGATTAGATTGATGCGGATGGGCAGCTCCTCGGTACTCAGCTCGAGACCCTTGCTCAGCGATGCTTTGACAGCATCGATGCCCTCATAACCATAACAGGAGCATTCAATATCAGCACGAATTTTGACAGTGGGCGAGACCAGTTTACGTTTGATGTTGCTCAACAGCACCTCTTTGGTCTCAGCATCCAGATTGCATTCATCGAACACTGATGGATCCGTCACCGATTGCTTAAAGATGTCATAGGCCACagttttgctgttgtatttcttttcaaaataCCATGCTGTCTTTTGATACAGCTCCTCCAGCTTTTCACTGCTGTCGTAGCCCAGAATGTCGGCCACATGCCGCAACAGTGAATTAATGGCCTTTGCCTTGGCGAAGCGTTCGGTGCACTTTTCCACGTCTTCGGGCGACACACGACGCTTGGACAGATCAATGTAACCCTTCTCTTTGTCCACACGTATAACGACGACGGGCTCTGTTTTGCCTACACGAATCAATTTGTTGATGGAGCGTATGCGACGACGTGACAACTCAGACAGCAAGATCATGCCCTCAATGTTGTTGTATTCCAATAAATGCACGTAAGCTCCCATTTCGGCAATGGAGAGCACGTTGACCATGACGACATCTTCGATCTCTGGGTATCTTTCGTTGTAGAAACGCGAGGTTAATGCCATTTTCACTGTTTGCGCGTTTTAATACACTTTATCGACGCGATTTTAATTTGAACAAACTGAGAgaaaatgccaacaaaaaaaattgcagcAAAAACGTGTACAATTCTGCCGAACTGTGGcgtaagaagaagaagcacagcggcagcggcaacagaaCAGTGTTGCTTAACGATGACACCTGCAGCGAATTGAGTGCCGGTCAAATGCTATCGATGTAATCGATAACTAATCTTCATTGCTAGCATGTCAAATCTCTTAATATACAACACTAtattatttgctatttttaaagcgaaaatatttttaaaaatacatttgcatTGATTTAGACATATTTTACTGCGGCACATTATTGTTTATTCgccatatcgatatattatatacagtGCTGGACAATGGAAATATATTGTTAAATACGGCGAATTGGTCAGTGTTGCCTCTTATCTGCATCTGGGCGTGATTTAAagtaatgcaaatatttttgcaatatataatGACAGTGGCAACATAAAAATtcccttatttttttttgctgtattaTTGCGATGGTAGGATTACAATATTTGagcattacaaatttattggcTTAGAATTTCCGCGGGCCGcaagcatttttttgttttttccgtGAGTTGGTGTGTACACACTGAAGCGCGTGCACACGGCGACAATCGTGGTAGTCAGTCTGCGGATTGCAGCGAATTCGCtcatttgaaaaaaataaaacatggCTGGAAGAGGTGGTTATGAACACGCTaggtaaatattattaaataatttaagtacTGTGCATGCCAGCTCGCCGAAATTGTGTGAAATCGTTGCGTATGTGAATGACGCTCGCGTGTGCCCCCAAAAAGCTAGTGCAAAAGTGCTCCAATGTATAATAATGCACGCGGTTTAAGCAAAAGTCaaccaatacacacacacacttactcacgcacacacacaaaggtACACACGCGCAAACCCTAAAAATCTACAAGCATACACATTTACACATGTATGTACGTGCGTGTGAGTGCTCGCAAgtgtgcgtgtttttttttctacattactttttctttgcgatatttcgttttggttttttttcggACAATTTGCTGCGCCGTCGAGCGTCGCTGCTGGCGTCCGTCTTGCCAAAGCCAACTAAGAAAAGCAGccgcggcggcggcagcgaaacaacagcaacgccgccaccgccgccgccgccttcGAGGGTTATGGGCGGCTCAAAATAGAGgagacaacaaaaagaaaaaatctcGAGGCGAACTTCCAAAAacgttttggtttttttcccccgcttttattttgatatattttttaaaagcgcgcgcttttttttttgtttttatttgtattggcTGCGTTGTCTCTTTATTTACAAGACGatgtttgtttggtttgtaATTTGAGCGGcaactgtttttgtttttcggtcACACGTGCGGCcggcttctgcttcttcttgttattgtttttctcCACTAACctcatttgttatgttttgtgtgtttccaGAGGAGGATTTGGAGGTGAACGTCATGGGAGGCAATTGCCAACGGAACCGCCTTTTATTGCGTACGTCGGCAATCTGCCGCAAGGTCTCGTCCAGGGCGATGTCACCAAAATATTCAAAGACTTTGAGGTGAAGAACGTGCGGCTGGTGAAGGATCGCGAAACGGATCAGTTCAAGGGCTTCTGTTATGTGGAGTTCGAGACGCTCGATAATCTAGAGCGTGCGCTCGAATGCGATGGACGCATCAAACTTGATGATTTGTCGGCACCGCTGCGCATCGATATTGCGGATCGTAGGAAAAATGAGCGGTAAGTGCGGCACTTGAATGAAAATACTTGTAGTTTCCTAACTAATTCGTCCccattgtttttttattatagcCCTGGTGGCGGCGGCATTGGCGGTGGCAAtggaggcggcggcggtggcggcatGGGCCGTGATGGCGGTCGCGATGGCTTCCAGAAACGCGGACCCCCGCGTCAaggtggcggcggtggcaacCAGGGTTATAGTCGGAGCGGTcccggtggcggcggcggctcTGGAGGTGGTCGCGAAGCTGGTGGCGGCTCTGGTAATCGCGGCGATAGTAGAGGTTCGTACAATGATAATTATGGTGGTCACAGTGATAGAAGTCGTGGCGGCGCCAGCTCCGGCATGAATAGAGGATATAATGGtaaaaagcatttttaatCTGCCAAacaaactgcaactgcaacctCCTTTAAAAAACGAACCATCCAAACGAATCTACAAACACGTAGTTGCATTTTTGTAGAGCAAACAATTTTGCGTAGTTGAAAGCAGCATGGacaaaaacaatcaaacaaaCAATCGAATCAATCCTTCTGAACCGTCCTATTCTTCATTCCATTTTCTCTTCACCTACTCTTTGCACCTTTCTGTTGGTTAATTGCcaaagtaaattattatttgtactAAGTATTAAGTTGTTGCCtttgaatatgttttttgttttgtttttgggcgTTGCCCGCCACTTTCTACTTCTGTATTTCTGTTTCAGTTCTATTCACATTATTAGTTAGTTTAgattataaacaataacatAAGCATTATGTaatccaacacacacacacgcatacacaacACGATTGACAACGATTTGAATTGGTTTTCGAATGCGCACTTTTTACACTTCAAAAGTTGGCCAGCAGCATGTTGCTCGATCTATAGTGTAGTATATAcctcatatatatatttatatatatatttagtgcTGGGCAGTAGAGCAAATTCCATTTTATcctttttttaatgcaatgaTCCTTCTTAATaactatctctctctctcttaaacAAATATCAATGCTAATCTAATCTTTAaactcaaatatatatttgttgttattgctgatGATGCAGATCGTCCGCTGAATCGCGGTCGTTATGGCAACTTCAACAACGATGAACGATTCGATCGGAATCAGGATCGGGATCGAGGCCAGCGTGAGGGCAGCTATGGCAATCAGTCGCGCGACGGCGATCGCTATAACAATTTCAGCAGGCACCGTGACCGCGAGCGCACTCACTACAATCCCAACCAGCAGCCCGATCGTCCCAGCGGCGGCCCCTCAATGGGTGCAATCGGTAAACAATAATTGCGAAATAGACCCATTCTAGTAGTATTCTCTTTAATAATCAATTTGTGCATCTTGCAGATGATACGGAACGACCACGACTTCAGCTGGCGCCCAGAACTATTGCGGCGCCCATCAATGCGGTGGCCGAAACCAAACAATCGGCCTCCATTTTTGGCAATGCCAAGCCACGTGAGGAGAAGCTCAAGGAGCTGCAGAATGGCGATAACTAGATGATGGTGGATTTCGGTGTTTTTAATATGCCTAAAtgatatttaacaaaaaaagaaaaacacaaaaaaaaccaacaaaacaaaacaaaaaataattaacaaaaaccaacaagatgttaacaaaaaaaaaaaaaacaaaaacaagttagGGCATATTTGATGATTATGATTTGTGTGTGAGAGCGgcatgcatatatatatgaaacGAAGAAGACGAAGATAAGCTGCGAAAGGagggaaaaacaaaacaaaacaaaaaaaaaatcaacaactaaaagaaacataattaataactACGCTATATACctattatataaaacaaaagctaTGTACTATGCatacataatatacatatatttatatatatatatatatatatataactatatatatatgtacgaAAAGCAAATAACAGAAGCAAACttaacaacagcatcaacaacaaaaacaggaAACAAATTGACAGCGAGATAAACCTTATGGATATATCTTTCGAAATCGTTGGAGCAATACATCAATAGCAACTGCAACCACatcagaaacaacaacaatgaaaagtCTTTAAATGTTAGTCTGTAAGCAGCGAAAAGTTGAGAGCCGTGCATATAGCTATGCTGATTGATTGAGTATAGCCCAGAATTATGCGCGCTGCTATTTGTTAGTTAAGTAAATGCATACATAAACAAGTAACaacacaaaaaggaaaaaaacaaaaacaaacaaaacgttctacaatttaagcaaaaaagataagaaaataaaaaacaaagcaaaaaccgattaagagaaaaaaacgacaaaaaaatacaaaacaaaaaccagaaaaaaacgaaaaaaaaaaacaaactacaaTTTGACAAGCGTTTAGCGTTTAGCAAGCAGGCAGAGACAGGCAGGCAGTTTATACAGTTTATATAGCAAAatacaagaaaacaaaaaatcacgaaaaaaatgaaaaacatatatttaaataaaaattacaaaaaaatgcaaaaataaaaaaaaaccgaatCGCAGTGAAAATCTAAAACACCAACTAAGTACGTATTAGAAAGAAATCCATAAACAGCAAAAGATAAACAAAcgacaaatttatatatacatacatatatatataaacaaatagtatatatatatatatatatattatatatgtataaaatgcTAAACACAATAACTATGTAATCCAAAAGTCTAAATCGCGATGATCAATAATGATATATTATGACCACAGTTTCTTTTCtattctctatctctctcttgttcGCTTTCACTCTCCCCTTAAAGCATATATTcctcactttctctctctctctctctacctttctctctttcgctcgtATATTCTTcacgttttttttgttgtaataattattttcgataaatttttaaattaaaacatttttgttgatttattttcgtaatattcttgttgttgtcggctTCAATTTggcacaatatatatattttcccaCTGACTGACAGGACCGACCCAGGGAGGGGGAAACGGCGGCGGCATTGATATAAAACATAAAcgtaaaataaaactaaagctaaacactaaaaaaaaaaaacaaaaaaaaaaaacaaaagaatactatatttttttcttgtagataattttaatatgcaggtcaagtatattaattaagtcAAGTGTATGAATTAATTGttctatatatctataaatatatatactttttttttgcctgcgTCTacgttaaacaaaaataatatacacacacaattaaatgtttttttcttttgttttcctaCTCTTcacaatataatttatttttaatttgatttgcgcAAGTTTTAAATtcgtttaaaataaaataacattctTAACAATGCTGCCTTCCGCTTAATTCTCCCATAACAATTTTGTTCTATCCGTTCCAAATCACGCCTATTTCAAATTTCACTTTTGACGGAATTTCGCTGACATATTaactttctgttttttttaaatttctgctacaatttattttatagaaaagagaaactacaaaaatattgacatgaaaaagtatgctataaatatttgagtGGTGCAATTGCCTTGAAAGTGGAATTCGGAACGGGCCGATTTGATTTTGAATAGATTGAATGAATTGGTAGTAAAATTCCATTTCTGCAtactccaaaaaaaaaataaaatatcgaaagaataaaactaaattttgaataaaatcaaaagaaaataaaatggaaaaaaaacaaacaaatagaaaataataaatgaagaGTGTGCGCTAAATTTGGAGACGAAGAATATATACTAAAGAAATTTTGTACCATAAAACATAACGAATAATATTtagtgaaagagaaaaacaaacaaaactaacaTCAAATGGACGTAAcatctgcaacaacaacaccaactaCATATATTaagaatgcaataaaaataacccAGCACGCAATATGCCagctaaaaatacataaaacaaaatacatattataattacaaaataatgaaaacgtaaatttttttataattttagctctaatattaaattaaataaaacaaaaactcaaaGATTTACCTATTAAAAATGCGTAGACAAACAGTAAACAATTAGCTGCGGGCAAgtaagcaaatacaaaaacaaaacaattacaTTTACAATTGTATTTAACATTAACATCTAAAGTCC
It encodes the following:
- the LOC132795696 gene encoding eukaryotic translation initiation factor 2 subunit 1, translated to MALTSRFYNERYPEIEDVVMVNVLSIAEMGAYVHLLEYNNIEGMILLSELSRRRIRSINKLIRVGKTEPVVVIRVDKEKGYIDLSKRRVSPEDVEKCTERFAKAKAINSLLRHVADILGYDSSEKLEELYQKTAWYFEKKYNSKTVAYDIFKQSVTDPSVFDECNLDAETKEVLLSNIKRKLVSPTVKIRADIECSCYGYEGIDAVKASLSKGLELSTEELPIRINLIAPPLYVMTTSTTKKTDGLKALEVAIESIRAKITEFEGEFKVIMAPKLVTAIDEADLARRLERAEAENAQVAGDDDEEDAADQEGMQFDPEKEFNHKNASANDDDDEDDEDEE
- the LOC132795697 gene encoding eukaryotic translation initiation factor 4H isoform X2; translated protein: MAGRGGYEHARGGFGGERHGRQLPTEPPFIAYVGNLPQGLVQGDVTKIFKDFEVKNVRLVKDRETDQFKGFCYVEFETLDNLERALECDGRIKLDDLSAPLRIDIADRRKNERPGGGGIGGGNGGGGGGGMGRDGGRDGFQKRGPPRQGGGGGNQGYSRSGPGGGGGSGGGREAGGGSGNRGDSRDRPLNRGRYGNFNNDERFDRNQDRDRGQREGSYGNQSRDGDRYNNFSRHRDRERTHYNPNQQPDRPSGGPSMGAIDDTERPRLQLAPRTIAAPINAVAETKQSASIFGNAKPREEKLKELQNGDN
- the LOC132795697 gene encoding eukaryotic translation initiation factor 4H isoform X1 — translated: MAGRGGYEHARGGFGGERHGRQLPTEPPFIAYVGNLPQGLVQGDVTKIFKDFEVKNVRLVKDRETDQFKGFCYVEFETLDNLERALECDGRIKLDDLSAPLRIDIADRRKNERPGGGGIGGGNGGGGGGGMGRDGGRDGFQKRGPPRQGGGGGNQGYSRSGPGGGGGSGGGREAGGGSGNRGDSRGSYNDNYGGHSDRSRGGASSGMNRGYNDRPLNRGRYGNFNNDERFDRNQDRDRGQREGSYGNQSRDGDRYNNFSRHRDRERTHYNPNQQPDRPSGGPSMGAIDDTERPRLQLAPRTIAAPINAVAETKQSASIFGNAKPREEKLKELQNGDN